In Rhodopirellula sp. P2, the DNA window GTTGTTGGGATTGAATCGCAGCAGTGTTGTAAACCAGTTCCGGAAAGGGAACCGTTTGGCCTTGTTGGGCCGCCTGATAGATTTTGCGACGGAGGTCACCATTGCGGAGCTTTTCTTCGCCAGTGATTTTTGAAATCAGTTCATCGCGTTGTTCACGCGATTCGCGAGCGACGGTGTTGGGTTTGGCATCAATGCTCTTGAAGAGTGTCGCGAACTGGTCGAAGTCGTCCTTGGACCACTGGTCAAAGGGATGTTTGTGGCACTGAGCGCATTCGATTCGAATCCCCAGAAACGAATACGCAAAACCAATCGCTCGTTCCTCTGGTTTTTGGAAGTTGCGGCGAGCCCAGAAGAGCGGCATGCCTGAGCGCTCGGCGAATTTGGATTCCTGGCCGGGTTGGCACGCTTCCGTCATCGTGCGGCAGTACTGCAGGTAGGATTCACCCTGTTCGCGATTGTCGGCCATGACGATGCCTTCGACGATTTGGTCGTAGGGCACGTTGTCCTCCAAGCGGACTCGCAACCATTCATACCAAAGTCGCGACGCGGACCCTCGAACAGGCAATGCGTTGTTCAATTGCACGTCGCTGTTGCCGGTCCAATCCGCGAGCCGAGTGGCCCACCAGGCGGCGTAGCCAGGCGAGTCGAGAAGCTCGTCAATCAAACGCGGTCGTTTGTTCGGCTGCGTGTCGGCTAAGAACGCACGCACATCCGCTGCTGCGGGAAGCGTCCCCGTGATGTCGAAGCTGGCCCGGCGGATGAAGTCAGAGTCACTGCAGATGCCCGAGGGGGTGATGCCGAGCTTGTCGAGCTTGATTTGGATCCGTTGATCGATTCGATGTTCTGAAGGGGTGGGCGAGGCAATGGCTGCATTGACTTCGACGCGTCGGATCACTGGCACGGGAACGACCGCGCGGTCGTAGGCGATCACAACGTGAGTGTCACCCGTTTCGCCTGCTGAGACCCGCCCGTTCTCATCGATGGCGGCGATCGCGTCATCGTTGGTTGTGAAGCGGCACAGTTCGGTCACGTCTTCGCTCGTTCCGTCCGCCCAGTGTGCGATGGCTGTGAGCGAAACGGTTTGCGAATCGTCTTGGAATTGAATCTCGGATGGTTGGATTTCAAGGCGGTCCAAGGCATGGACCGTTTGGTTGTCAAACTCAGCGCCCGCCGCAATCCAATTTCGAAGCGTGTTGTATTGCCAACTTCCCTCGTCGAGACGCTTGCCTCCTTCGTGGATGTCCGCGTCGGTTGGTTTGGCCAGGATCAAACTCTCGGCAACATCGTCGATGTCGACCCGTCCGGTGTCGGGATCCAGCAACTCCGCATGGTCCGCTCGAAAGTCGTAGCCGAACAACGAGAGTTGAAAATCGCCGCGGCCTTGGAACGAGCCATGGCAAGCACGCCCGTTGCATCCCAAACGGCCAAGCAAGGGGGTGATGTGGCGTTGGAAGTCAGGCACTTCCTGGGAGGAACCATCCGCCATGCGGATCGAGAGCGACTGAGCCACTTGGTCGTTGGACGCAAAGCTTCGCTCGGTCGCCGGGGTGGGCGATTCCGCAAACGAGGGCACCGCGCCGAGTGCCAGCCCCACAGCGACCGCGACAATGGTCTCCAAGCAGGTTGTCAGCTTCCAACTTCGTGTCAGTCGAACCACATTGTCTCCCTCGGATTTCATCGCCGTCGCATCCGCGTTCACCCATTGCTGGGCACGCGTTGCCAATCACGCACGTCCCTCATCGATGGAACGTGTGCCGAGCACCAAAGTACCGTCCCGGGCATTGGATTTGGGCAAAGAAAACGGAGGTTTCTCCGTCTTAGCGGGCTCGTTTTGAGCGTTTGAGCGATCTGAGGGGGCTTCGGCTGACCTTCGGGCGTTTCAATCGCGAAGTCAGCTACCTCCCAGGGCTACTTGGATTCCTCGTCATCGTCCAGGAACTCCAGGTCGAACTCTTCCAGCTCTTGGACCGTCTCCGCGGTGGGGTCGGTTTTCTCAGCGGGTGAGTCGTCGTCGCTTGGCGAGATTTCGAGCGTGTCGTCGCTGTCGCTTTGGTTGACCGGAAAGGTGAATTCGCCGGTGTTGGGATCCGGTTGCAGTTGCAGGGAATCATCGTCGGGGCTGAACGAGGACTCGCCACGCAATTGAGTGATCTGGGCGGTTGGTTCGTCATCCAGCAAGTTGCCAACGTCCAGCGTTTCGTCTTCGACCAATGTTTCCAACTCGTCCGCGGAGGTGCCGCTTGGAGCCGAGGTCTCTCGCAGTTCCACGTCCTCCACGCCGAGTTCGTGGACCTCTTCTTCGGCTGGCAAGGCATCGATCTCCAGGACTTCGGTGACACCCGCCACGGCGGTTGCGACACCGACAACGCCCAAGGACTCAAGGCCCGAACGCGGCGATCCCAGTGCCTTCTCGTCGTGGGAGTCTTCGCCTGCCGCCCCGTTGGGACGCGGGAAGATCTCGTCGACGTTGTCACGCAAGACTCTGCGGCCGAGTTCGACGGCACGCTCGATGGACCAGCCACGATCGCCGACGAATTGGTCTGCCAACACGCCACTGAGCACCTTGCGGTACATGTCAAACTTGGGCCAGATGAACTCCAGTTTGTAGGCGTCGCTGTAGTATCCAATTTGCTTGGTTTGCGGGACGGCTTCCAGTCGTGCTGCCGAATCGCGAGCGATGAACGAAGGCGTGTTGCTGTACCACCAGTGACCGTTGGTGATCACGTTGGGAAAGATCCAGGCGTAGCTGACCAATTCTTGGTTAGTGACGCTCGCCAGCACGGAAACAGGGAATTTCACGTTGGGGAACGAGTTGAACAATTCGCGATACTGGATCAGTGAGACCCGTGAATCGTAGAGGTCTTGGCCTTGGAAGACGCCTTCGGGATAGACCTGGCGATTGACGCCGATCATCAAGTCAAACGGCAAGCCGAATTCATCGCACAGTTCAGCCAGTGTCCAGAACACTCGACGCGACAACGCTTCCTGATGAGAAGCGTCGGCGGAGATGCCTTTTTGAAGCACCGCGTTGAGGGCGGTCGAGGCTCGGCCGTCGCCAACGGGAGTCGGTGTGAACGTGGGTGGGATTGAGATCGCACAGGCGCGAGCACCCCGGCCGACGAAGTGTTCGAAGCGTTGCTTTAAACTGGAACGAAGGCTCTCGAGACTGCCGTCCAGTTCGATGCCGGTGCAAGCGGCCAATCGACCGCGGACTTCGGGCTTGGCCAAATGGAACACCAAGTCATCGGTGCGGAGGCACGGGATGTAGGTGTCGGTGTCGAAGCCTTCCAGTGCGTCGTCGAAGTCGTTGGTCAGAAAGACGGCTTGGACGTTGCTTTGATCGAGCACCGTTTCGGACCACTGCGCCGACGCCATGATCGATTCACTTCGATCGTACAGGGCTTCCCAGTTGTTCAGGTGCAGGCGGTCCTCTTCAAACCCAAAGAACGTGCGACAGATTTCGATCAGCCAGCTGTACTGGGCTGTGTTTTCGAGTGGTTGCAATCCACCCACCAAACGTTCGACCAATTCTTTGGGGCCGATCGCTTTGTCTTCGATCCGGGACTTGGGCATTCCCGCCGAGTGCGCGAGTTCGGTGTAGTAGTGGTAGCCGAGCAAATCGGCCAACGTTGTGGATGCCGGTGAATGCGGGTTGATGTGCGAGTGCGGGTCAATCAACCGAATCGACGTCAACGCTTCGTAAATCTCGGATTTGGGTCCGTTGGCAACGCTGGACGAGTCTGACATGGCGGCGGCATTCATGAGTGGCGAAATTCAATCGCAACAGGATACTCACTGATGCCTTCAGGATCGACCGTGGAATGTATCATCCGCGGGCGGGATCAAGCAAAATCATGCCGCTGGGTTGCTGCCGTTCAAAGCGAGAGCCACCACTGAGCGAGCGGGCCCGCGATCTGCCTTGCCAGGGCCCAGGTGGGCTCTTGAGATCCTTTGTCGAGGCTGAGCCAGGTCGCCATCGCGGCTGGGGTTTCAGGTGTGAGTCCATCGGGATCGTACCAGCGGTGACGCGACCAAACCCACCATCCAAACAGGGTGCTGACTGTCATGGATCCGATGTACACCAGGCTGATCGCCCAGGACGTCCAGCGTCCGGGGGCGGGCGTGATCAGGGCTTCGTAGATCTGCAGGACCAGCGACGCTTTTTGCGGCGGCGGCAACGCTTGAAGAGCGGTTTCATCAATCGCCGAGGCAATCGTCGCGATCGCCGACTCGGGGATCTGTCGCTGTTCCGGTGCGGCCATCTCGCGGTCGCTCAATTGACGGCTCAGCCAACCGGTGCGAAAGGTCAGCGGCATGGTGAACAGAAGGGGGGCGATCAGCAGCAGCAACACGGGTTCGCCGATCAACAGCCCCAGTGCTGCGATTGCCAAGATCGTCAACACGCGTCCCAGTATTTCTCGCCAAGGAGATGGACGAGCAAACGTTGTCTGAATGATTTTGCCACCGTCCAGGGGCAACAGAGGGAGCAGGTTCATCCAGTTCAGCAGCAGTCCCAGCCCACCCAATTCAAACAGCCATGGATGACTGCTGTTCACCGAGAGCAGCGGGACGGGCAAAACCAACGCATCGGGGGACAGTGTTTCCAGCGACGCGATCGTCAGCAGGCCCATCGAAAGGGCGATGCCCGGCAAAGGCCCGGCAAAGTAGACGATTGCTTTCTTCCAGCGGGCGAGCTGTCGCGGGTGGCCGCTGACGGCCGCGCCCAGCATTGGGACGAACACCATGCGAATGTTGCGATACCCAAACGCTCGCATGGCGAGGTAGTGACCGCCTTCGTGCAGCAGCAGAATGCCTATCAGCATCAGCACCAACCGCACGTCCCACCAAATCAAGCCCACGGCGATGAACAGAACCAAGCTGATCAACAAAATCGCGAGTTGACGCGGCCAATCGTTGAGTTGGTTTTCCTTCGCCCGGATCGCAGCGACGAGCGAAGCGTCGGGGCCAGACATTCCCTAGCAGCCTTCGGCGAGCGGTTGTCCGTCAGGCGTTTGGGTGGGGGAGTTGGCCAAGCGTGGGTCGTGGGCATCTG includes these proteins:
- a CDS encoding glucuronate isomerase, with the translated sequence MNAAAMSDSSSVANGPKSEIYEALTSIRLIDPHSHINPHSPASTTLADLLGYHYYTELAHSAGMPKSRIEDKAIGPKELVERLVGGLQPLENTAQYSWLIEICRTFFGFEEDRLHLNNWEALYDRSESIMASAQWSETVLDQSNVQAVFLTNDFDDALEGFDTDTYIPCLRTDDLVFHLAKPEVRGRLAACTGIELDGSLESLRSSLKQRFEHFVGRGARACAISIPPTFTPTPVGDGRASTALNAVLQKGISADASHQEALSRRVFWTLAELCDEFGLPFDLMIGVNRQVYPEGVFQGQDLYDSRVSLIQYRELFNSFPNVKFPVSVLASVTNQELVSYAWIFPNVITNGHWWYSNTPSFIARDSAARLEAVPQTKQIGYYSDAYKLEFIWPKFDMYRKVLSGVLADQFVGDRGWSIERAVELGRRVLRDNVDEIFPRPNGAAGEDSHDEKALGSPRSGLESLGVVGVATAVAGVTEVLEIDALPAEEEVHELGVEDVELRETSAPSGTSADELETLVEDETLDVGNLLDDEPTAQITQLRGESSFSPDDDSLQLQPDPNTGEFTFPVNQSDSDDTLEISPSDDDSPAEKTDPTAETVQELEEFDLEFLDDDEESK
- a CDS encoding site-2 protease family protein, whose protein sequence is MSGPDASLVAAIRAKENQLNDWPRQLAILLISLVLFIAVGLIWWDVRLVLMLIGILLLHEGGHYLAMRAFGYRNIRMVFVPMLGAAVSGHPRQLARWKKAIVYFAGPLPGIALSMGLLTIASLETLSPDALVLPVPLLSVNSSHPWLFELGGLGLLLNWMNLLPLLPLDGGKIIQTTFARPSPWREILGRVLTILAIAALGLLIGEPVLLLLIAPLLFTMPLTFRTGWLSRQLSDREMAAPEQRQIPESAIATIASAIDETALQALPPPQKASLVLQIYEALITPAPGRWTSWAISLVYIGSMTVSTLFGWWVWSRHRWYDPDGLTPETPAAMATWLSLDKGSQEPTWALARQIAGPLAQWWLSL
- a CDS encoding DUF1549 and DUF1553 domain-containing protein; translated protein: MADGSSQEVPDFQRHITPLLGRLGCNGRACHGSFQGRGDFQLSLFGYDFRADHAELLDPDTGRVDIDDVAESLILAKPTDADIHEGGKRLDEGSWQYNTLRNWIAAGAEFDNQTVHALDRLEIQPSEIQFQDDSQTVSLTAIAHWADGTSEDVTELCRFTTNDDAIAAIDENGRVSAGETGDTHVVIAYDRAVVPVPVIRRVEVNAAIASPTPSEHRIDQRIQIKLDKLGITPSGICSDSDFIRRASFDITGTLPAAADVRAFLADTQPNKRPRLIDELLDSPGYAAWWATRLADWTGNSDVQLNNALPVRGSASRLWYEWLRVRLEDNVPYDQIVEGIVMADNREQGESYLQYCRTMTEACQPGQESKFAERSGMPLFWARRNFQKPEERAIGFAYSFLGIRIECAQCHKHPFDQWSKDDFDQFATLFKSIDAKPNTVARESREQRDELISKITGEEKLRNGDLRRKIYQAAQQGQTVPFPELVYNTAAIQSQQRRAKARAKKFPKAAPVRIPAGFILGQSDSVPLDRDPRGDLMQWLRQDDNPYFAKAIVNRVWANYFGIGIINPTDDMNLANAPSNAALLDELSKEFIDSGYDLKWLTREITTSDAYQRSMDTNASNRDDDRNFSRHVPRRLPAEVIHDAVQLATQSSSNSDRMRSELQQMAIANGVTQNRNNRNFALQVFGQSERESNCDCDRSDSPSLLQSIYLRNDFEMYQQLGSKEGWVTQTMKSLGLESGSPGVDPQIQRQAEQFQRQTLTKIKRFQRRTPKQRRANRDRIQEEYKRVQTKLERYGFASPDLTELLSDPDAWKLTRLELDVPEKTETSLDQVVDEAYLRTLSRFPNQDERQTSLEFIAESESPKSGIESLMWALVNTKEFIITH